One stretch of Punica granatum isolate Tunisia-2019 chromosome 5, ASM765513v2, whole genome shotgun sequence DNA includes these proteins:
- the LOC116209161 gene encoding protein AGENET DOMAIN (AGD)-CONTAINING P1-like isoform X3 has protein sequence MSDVPFSKGDRVEVRRASSLPGGLRGGDAFYPATVLRAPARSRAQILVEYDSVASPTSTLTPLREYVPWVTARPAPPNEFGRRFLPGETVEAYAEEGWHQGTVLEVSEDNSRYLVFLEATQEEADFLQSCLRLRREWTGGGWDPPFPGQKLLPGKPSPVTESKPGKVRQLKITFSKKSAPRFKKGKTVEVCSDDEGYEGAWYTAVIVDYLGNGKYIVEYLTLKTDDETAPLREEAREDYIRPYPPRRLVPFSLLDKVDVWYNDGWWTGVISKVLNGSTYVIYFSTTNEELVFEQLDLRIHQDWINQKWVIDSQDAFHQLGPATGNLSSKTYFHKGMKVEVRSDEDGYRGSWYTAVILDSIGEDVYLVEYQTLKADDETELLKEKVRGSDIRPYPPEVQQTCGFARLEAVDAWYNDGWWMGHISQILKDLKYQVYFRLSNEEMVFKHDDLRPHLEWMGGQWIPSSKFR, from the exons ATGTCGGACGTTCCCTTCTCGAAGGGCGACCGTGTGGAGGTCCGGAGGGCCTCGTCGCTGCCCGGCGGCTTGCGCGGTGGCGACGCATTTTACCCCGCCACCGTGCTACGCGCCCCCGCCAGGTCCAGGGCCCAGATTCTCGTCGAGTACGACAGCGTCGCATCCCCAACTTCCACCCTCACGCCCCTGCGAGAGTACGTGCCGTGGGTCACGGCCCGGCCAGCACCGCCGAATGAGTTCGGCCGCCGGTTCCTGCCGGGTGAGACTGTGGAGGCTTACGCCGAGGAGGGGTGGCACCAAGGCACAGTCTTGGAGGTCTCTGAAGATAACTCGAGGTACTTGGTGTTCTTGGAAGCTACGCAAGAGGAGGCTGATTTCTTGCAGTCATGTCTGAGGCTCCGGAGGGAGTGGACCGGCGGGGGCTGGGACCCACCTTTCCCCGGCCAAAAGCTTCTTCCG GGGAAGCCATCACCTGTGACGGAGTCTAAACCCGGGAAAGTTCGGCAACTCAAGATCACATTTAGCAAGAAAAGTGCACCACGTTTCAAGAAAGGTAAAACTGTAGAAGTTTGTAGCGATGATGAAGGGTATGAAGGCGCTTGGTACACTGCTGTCATAGTGGACTACCTAGGGAATGGCAAGTATATAGTGGAATATCTCACTTTGAAGACCGACGATGAGACTGCTCCTCTAAGGGAAGAGGCTCGTGAGGACTACATCAGACCTTACCCACCTCGGCGACTAGTGCCGTTCAGTCTGCTTGACAAGGTCGATGTTTGGTACAATGATGGGTGGTGGACAGGGGTTATCTCAAAAGTCCTTAATGGGTCAACGTACGTGATCTACTTCAGTACAACCAATGAAGAGTTGGTGTTTGAACAGTTGGACCTGAGGATTCATCAGGACTGGATCAATCAGAAGTGGGTCATTGATTCACAG GATGCTTTCCATCAGTTAGGACCTGCCACGGGaaacttaagttcaaaaactTACTTTCACAAGGGAATGAAGGTAGAGGTTAGAAGCGATGAGGACGGGTACCGAGGCTCTTGGTATACAGCAGTGATCTTGGACTCAATTGGAGAAGACGTATATTTGGTTGAGTACCAGACCTTGAAAGCTGATGATGAGACTGAGCTCCTTAAAGAAAAAGTAAGGGGTTCTGACATTAGGCCTTATCCTCCCGAAGTTCAACAAACTTGTGGATTTGCCCGTCTTGAGGCAGTCGACGCATGGTACAATGATGGTTGGTGGATGGGCCATATTTCACAGATACTGAAAGACTTGAAATACCAAGTCTACTTTAGATTGTCAAATGAGGAGATGGTGTTTAAGCACGATGACCTGAGGCCTCATCTGGAGTGGATGGGAGGGCAGTGGATCCCTTCTTCTAAG TTTAGATAA
- the LOC116209161 gene encoding protein AGENET DOMAIN (AGD)-CONTAINING P1-like isoform X2 — translation MSDVPFSKGDRVEVRRASSLPGGLRGGDAFYPATVLRAPARSRAQILVEYDSVASPTSTLTPLREYVPWVTARPAPPNEFGRRFLPGETVEAYAEEGWHQGTVLEVSEDNSRYLVFLEATQEEADFLQSCLRLRREWTGGGWDPPFPGQKLLPGKPSPVTESKPGKVRQLKITFSKKSAPRFKKGKTVEVCSDDEGYEGAWYTAVIVDYLGNGKYIVEYLTLKTDDETAPLREEAREDYIRPYPPRRLVPFSLLDKVDVWYNDGWWTGVISKVLNGSTYVIYFSTTNEELVFEQLDLRIHQDWINQKWVIDSQDAFHQLGPATGNLSSKTYFHKGMKVEVRSDEDGYRGSWYTAVILDSIGEDVYLVEYQTLKADDETELLKEKVRGSDIRPYPPEVQQTCGFARLEAVDAWYNDGWWMGHISQILKDLKYQVYFRLSNEEMVFKHDDLRPHLEWMGGQWIPSSKDHIAV, via the exons ATGTCGGACGTTCCCTTCTCGAAGGGCGACCGTGTGGAGGTCCGGAGGGCCTCGTCGCTGCCCGGCGGCTTGCGCGGTGGCGACGCATTTTACCCCGCCACCGTGCTACGCGCCCCCGCCAGGTCCAGGGCCCAGATTCTCGTCGAGTACGACAGCGTCGCATCCCCAACTTCCACCCTCACGCCCCTGCGAGAGTACGTGCCGTGGGTCACGGCCCGGCCAGCACCGCCGAATGAGTTCGGCCGCCGGTTCCTGCCGGGTGAGACTGTGGAGGCTTACGCCGAGGAGGGGTGGCACCAAGGCACAGTCTTGGAGGTCTCTGAAGATAACTCGAGGTACTTGGTGTTCTTGGAAGCTACGCAAGAGGAGGCTGATTTCTTGCAGTCATGTCTGAGGCTCCGGAGGGAGTGGACCGGCGGGGGCTGGGACCCACCTTTCCCCGGCCAAAAGCTTCTTCCG GGGAAGCCATCACCTGTGACGGAGTCTAAACCCGGGAAAGTTCGGCAACTCAAGATCACATTTAGCAAGAAAAGTGCACCACGTTTCAAGAAAGGTAAAACTGTAGAAGTTTGTAGCGATGATGAAGGGTATGAAGGCGCTTGGTACACTGCTGTCATAGTGGACTACCTAGGGAATGGCAAGTATATAGTGGAATATCTCACTTTGAAGACCGACGATGAGACTGCTCCTCTAAGGGAAGAGGCTCGTGAGGACTACATCAGACCTTACCCACCTCGGCGACTAGTGCCGTTCAGTCTGCTTGACAAGGTCGATGTTTGGTACAATGATGGGTGGTGGACAGGGGTTATCTCAAAAGTCCTTAATGGGTCAACGTACGTGATCTACTTCAGTACAACCAATGAAGAGTTGGTGTTTGAACAGTTGGACCTGAGGATTCATCAGGACTGGATCAATCAGAAGTGGGTCATTGATTCACAG GATGCTTTCCATCAGTTAGGACCTGCCACGGGaaacttaagttcaaaaactTACTTTCACAAGGGAATGAAGGTAGAGGTTAGAAGCGATGAGGACGGGTACCGAGGCTCTTGGTATACAGCAGTGATCTTGGACTCAATTGGAGAAGACGTATATTTGGTTGAGTACCAGACCTTGAAAGCTGATGATGAGACTGAGCTCCTTAAAGAAAAAGTAAGGGGTTCTGACATTAGGCCTTATCCTCCCGAAGTTCAACAAACTTGTGGATTTGCCCGTCTTGAGGCAGTCGACGCATGGTACAATGATGGTTGGTGGATGGGCCATATTTCACAGATACTGAAAGACTTGAAATACCAAGTCTACTTTAGATTGTCAAATGAGGAGATGGTGTTTAAGCACGATGACCTGAGGCCTCATCTGGAGTGGATGGGAGGGCAGTGGATCCCTTCTTCTAAG GATCATATTGCAGTTTAG
- the LOC116208949 gene encoding uncharacterized protein LOC116208949, whose product MALLPEEMRNEAEVFHGHDVCQQKLALLLAEIGLPNVLVSSPEIEEFCYVKPLGLVWLRLRNRAECKVVDNIVISYDTHVTARVEPNRIHKLTGIRAKECFVWVNLSEIEIRTKGRKTPAPSGSGLITFRTSVGFSRSFPVSAFE is encoded by the coding sequence ATGGCTCTCCTGCCGGAGGAGATGAGGAACGAGGCCGAGGTCTTCCACGGCCACGACGTCTGCCAGCAGAAGCTTGCGCTCCTTCTCGCAGAGATCGGCCTCCCCAACGTCCTTGTCTCGTCCCCGGAGATCGAGGAGTTCTGCTACGTCAAGCCCCTCGGCCTAGTCTGGCTCCGGCTGCGGAACCGGGCCGAGTGCAAGGTCGTCGACAACATCGTCATCTCGTACGACACCCACGTCACGGCCCGCGTGGAGCCAAACCGGATCCACAAGCTCACCGGCATCCGCGCCAAGGAGTGTTTCGTCTGGGTCAACCTCAGCGAGATCGAGATACGCACCAAAGGGCGCAAGACGCCGGCCCCCTCTGGCTCTGGGCTCATCACGTTCAGGACCTCCGTCGGGTTCTCCCGGTCCTTCCCGGTTTCGGCATTCGAATGA
- the LOC116209161 gene encoding protein AGENET DOMAIN (AGD)-CONTAINING P1-like isoform X1, whose protein sequence is MSDVPFSKGDRVEVRRASSLPGGLRGGDAFYPATVLRAPARSRAQILVEYDSVASPTSTLTPLREYVPWVTARPAPPNEFGRRFLPGETVEAYAEEGWHQGTVLEVSEDNSRYLVFLEATQEEADFLQSCLRLRREWTGGGWDPPFPGQKLLPGKPSPVTESKPGKVRQLKITFSKKSAPRFKKGKTVEVCSDDEGYEGAWYTAVIVDYLGNGKYIVEYLTLKTDDETAPLREEAREDYIRPYPPRRLVPFSLLDKVDVWYNDGWWTGVISKVLNGSTYVIYFSTTNEELVFEQLDLRIHQDWINQKWVIDSQDAFHQLGPATGNLSSKTYFHKGMKVEVRSDEDGYRGSWYTAVILDSIGEDVYLVEYQTLKADDETELLKEKVRGSDIRPYPPEVQQTCGFARLEAVDAWYNDGWWMGHISQILKDLKYQVYFRLSNEEMVFKHDDLRPHLEWMGGQWIPSSKIEGPRLFFWFDEDSGLYLFRASLFRGVSFNGNQLNIDRRHGIRLASSLSN, encoded by the exons ATGTCGGACGTTCCCTTCTCGAAGGGCGACCGTGTGGAGGTCCGGAGGGCCTCGTCGCTGCCCGGCGGCTTGCGCGGTGGCGACGCATTTTACCCCGCCACCGTGCTACGCGCCCCCGCCAGGTCCAGGGCCCAGATTCTCGTCGAGTACGACAGCGTCGCATCCCCAACTTCCACCCTCACGCCCCTGCGAGAGTACGTGCCGTGGGTCACGGCCCGGCCAGCACCGCCGAATGAGTTCGGCCGCCGGTTCCTGCCGGGTGAGACTGTGGAGGCTTACGCCGAGGAGGGGTGGCACCAAGGCACAGTCTTGGAGGTCTCTGAAGATAACTCGAGGTACTTGGTGTTCTTGGAAGCTACGCAAGAGGAGGCTGATTTCTTGCAGTCATGTCTGAGGCTCCGGAGGGAGTGGACCGGCGGGGGCTGGGACCCACCTTTCCCCGGCCAAAAGCTTCTTCCG GGGAAGCCATCACCTGTGACGGAGTCTAAACCCGGGAAAGTTCGGCAACTCAAGATCACATTTAGCAAGAAAAGTGCACCACGTTTCAAGAAAGGTAAAACTGTAGAAGTTTGTAGCGATGATGAAGGGTATGAAGGCGCTTGGTACACTGCTGTCATAGTGGACTACCTAGGGAATGGCAAGTATATAGTGGAATATCTCACTTTGAAGACCGACGATGAGACTGCTCCTCTAAGGGAAGAGGCTCGTGAGGACTACATCAGACCTTACCCACCTCGGCGACTAGTGCCGTTCAGTCTGCTTGACAAGGTCGATGTTTGGTACAATGATGGGTGGTGGACAGGGGTTATCTCAAAAGTCCTTAATGGGTCAACGTACGTGATCTACTTCAGTACAACCAATGAAGAGTTGGTGTTTGAACAGTTGGACCTGAGGATTCATCAGGACTGGATCAATCAGAAGTGGGTCATTGATTCACAG GATGCTTTCCATCAGTTAGGACCTGCCACGGGaaacttaagttcaaaaactTACTTTCACAAGGGAATGAAGGTAGAGGTTAGAAGCGATGAGGACGGGTACCGAGGCTCTTGGTATACAGCAGTGATCTTGGACTCAATTGGAGAAGACGTATATTTGGTTGAGTACCAGACCTTGAAAGCTGATGATGAGACTGAGCTCCTTAAAGAAAAAGTAAGGGGTTCTGACATTAGGCCTTATCCTCCCGAAGTTCAACAAACTTGTGGATTTGCCCGTCTTGAGGCAGTCGACGCATGGTACAATGATGGTTGGTGGATGGGCCATATTTCACAGATACTGAAAGACTTGAAATACCAAGTCTACTTTAGATTGTCAAATGAGGAGATGGTGTTTAAGCACGATGACCTGAGGCCTCATCTGGAGTGGATGGGAGGGCAGTGGATCCCTTCTTCTAAG ATTGAGGGTCCCAGACTGTTCTTTTGGTTCGACGAGGACTCTGGACTCTACTTGTTCAGGGCATCGTTGTTTCGTGGTGTTTCATTCAATGGCAATCAGTTGAATATCGATCGAAGACATGGAATTCGGCTTGCGAGTTCTTTGAGCAATTGA
- the LOC116208531 gene encoding beta-glucosidase-like SFR2, chloroplastic isoform X1: MAFMALFVTATKLAGALVTLTVAAQAFSFSRFRKRNLLPFKSPIDESADTLAVFNVSGGEGESEFFFGLATAPAHVEDKLNDAWLQFAEETPCDQPESQLGQQPADAVIASAAGDGGSHQASASSRNANSPKKKGKPLKVAMEAMIRGICKYIEEDEEEKTGAHASVEECHHNVAAWHNVPHPEERLRFWSDPETEIKLAKDTGVSVFRMGIDWTRVMLEEPVNGFKDSVNYAALERYKWIIKMVHSYGMKVMLTLFHHSLPPWAGDYGGWKLEKTVDYFVYFTRLIVESMSDIVDYWVTFNEPHVFCMLTYAAGAWPGGHPDMLEAATSALPTGVFTQAMHWMAVAHIKAYDCIHAQSRTSSKPVVGVAHHVAFMRPYGLFDVAAVSFANALTVFPFVDVICEKLDFIGINYYGQEVVSGTGLKLVENDEYSESGRGVYPDGLYRVLLQFHERYKHLNIPFIITENGVSDETDLIRRPYLLEHLLAVYAAMIMGVRVIGYLFWTISDNWEWADGYGPKFGLVTVDRANGFARTPRPSYHLFSKVATTGKIRKEDRDSAWNELYNAAKAGKKRSFYRAVNKHGLMYAGGLDVPIQRSFICRDWRFGHYEMEGLQDPLSCISRSIIRPFSLGKKRKSQKDGE, from the exons ATGGCGTTCATGGCGCTGTTCGTCACGGCGACGAAGCTCGCCGGAGCCCTCGTCACGCTCACCGTCGCAGCCCAagccttctccttctcccgCTTCCGGAAGAGGAACCTCCTGCCGTTCAAGTCCCCCATCGACGAGTCCGCGGACACTCTCGCCGTCTTCAACGTCAGTGGCGGCG AGGGGGAGAGTGAATTTTTCTTTGGACTGGCAACAGCACCAGCTCATGTTGAGGATAAGCTAAATGATGCTTGGCTGCAGTTTGCTGAAGAGACTCCATGCGATCAACCAGAATCGCAACTGGGTCAGCAACCTGCAGATGCGGTGATAGCTTCAGCTGCTGGGGATGGAGGGTCTCACCAAGCCTCGGCTTCTAGTAGGAATGCTAATAGtccaaagaaaaaagggaagcCTCTTAAGGTAGCAATGGAGGCAATGATTAGAGGAATTTGTAAATATAttgaagaagacgaagaagagaAAACAGGGGCACACGCCTCTGTGGAGGAATGCCATCATAATGTTGCTGCATGGCATAATGTTCCGCATCC GGAGGAGAGGTTAAGGTTTTGGTCTGACCCTGAAACAGAAATAAAACTGGCTAAAGATACCGGGGTCAGTGTTTTCCGGATGGGGATAGATTGGACCAGAGTCATGCTTGAGGAGCCAGTTAATGGGTTTAAAGACAGT GTTAATTATGCAGCACTGGAGCGGTACAAGTGGATAATCAAAATGGTTCACTCCTATGGAATGAAGGTGATGCTCACTCTTTTTCATCATTCATTGCCACCGTGGGCTGGTGACTATGGCGGGTGGAAGCTGGAGAAAACTGTTGATTATTTTGTTTACTTTACAAG GCTTATTGTTGAAAGTATGTCAGATATCGTGGATTACTGGGTGACATTTAATGAGCCTCATGTCTTTTGTATGCTTACTTATGCTGCCGGTGCTTGGCCTGGAGGTCATCCAGATATGTTGGAGGCTGCCACTTCTGCTTTACCTACTGGTGTCTTCACACAGGCTATGCATTGGATGGCTGTGGCGCATATAAAGGCTTATGATTGTATTCATGCTCAAAG TAGAACATCATCAAAACCGGTAGTTGGGGTGGCACACCATGTCGCATTCATGCGGCCTTACGGTTTATTTGATGTAGCTGCTGTGTCATTTGCTAATGCTTTGACTGTCTTCCCATTTGTGGATGTCATCTGTGAAAAGCTTGATTTTATCGGCATAAACTATTATGGACAG GAGGTGGTCTCTGGTACTGGATTAAAGTTAGTAGAGAATGATGAGTATAGTGAATCTGGACGTGGGGTATATCCTGATGGCTTGTACCGTGTGCTGTTGCAGTTTCATGAAAGATATAAGCACCTGAACATCCCCTTCATCATTACAGAAAATGGAGTCTCAGATGAGACAGATCTGATTCGTCGGCCATATTTGTTGGAACATCTGCTTGCTGTTTATGCTGCCATGATCATG GGAGTTCGTGTTATTGGTTACCTGTTCTGGACAATTTCTGATAACTGGGAGTGGGCTGATGGGTATGGTCCAAAATTTGGACTTGTCACAGTTGATCGAGCCAATGGATTTGCTCGAACTCCACGTCCCTCATACCATCTATTTTCTAAA GTGGCTACAACAGGCAAAATCAGAAAAGAAGATCGGGACTCTGCATGGAATGAACTCTACAATGCTGCTAAAGCGGGAAAGAAACGATCATTTTATCGAGCAGTCAATAAACATGGATTGATGTATGCAG GAGGCCTTGATGTACCCATTCAGCGGTCCTTTATCTGCCGTGATTGGCGTTTTGGACACTATGAGATGGAAGGTCTGCAGGACCCATTGAGTTGCATATCCAGAAGCATTATTCGGCCTTTCTCCCtcggaaagaaaagaaagtccCAGAAAGATGGCGAATAA
- the LOC116208531 gene encoding beta-glucosidase-like SFR2, chloroplastic isoform X2, producing MAFMALFVTATKLAGALVTLTVAAQAFSFSRFRKRNLLPFKSPIDESADTLAVFNVSGGEGESEFFFGLATAPAHVEDKLNDAWLQFAEETPCDQPESQLGQQPADAVIASAAGDGGSHQASASSRNANSPKKKGKPLKVAMEAMIRGICKYIEEDEEEKTGAHASVEECHHNVAAWHNVPHPEERLRFWSDPETEIKLAKDTGVSVFRMGIDWTRVMLEEPVNGFKDSVNYAALERYKWIIKMVHSYGMKVMLTLFHHSLPPWAGDYGGWKLEKTVDYFVYFTRLIVESMSDIVDYWVTFNEPHVFCMLTYAAGAWPGGHPDMLEAATSALPTGVFTQAMHWMAVAHIKAYDCIHAQRTSSKPVVGVAHHVAFMRPYGLFDVAAVSFANALTVFPFVDVICEKLDFIGINYYGQEVVSGTGLKLVENDEYSESGRGVYPDGLYRVLLQFHERYKHLNIPFIITENGVSDETDLIRRPYLLEHLLAVYAAMIMGVRVIGYLFWTISDNWEWADGYGPKFGLVTVDRANGFARTPRPSYHLFSKVATTGKIRKEDRDSAWNELYNAAKAGKKRSFYRAVNKHGLMYAGGLDVPIQRSFICRDWRFGHYEMEGLQDPLSCISRSIIRPFSLGKKRKSQKDGE from the exons ATGGCGTTCATGGCGCTGTTCGTCACGGCGACGAAGCTCGCCGGAGCCCTCGTCACGCTCACCGTCGCAGCCCAagccttctccttctcccgCTTCCGGAAGAGGAACCTCCTGCCGTTCAAGTCCCCCATCGACGAGTCCGCGGACACTCTCGCCGTCTTCAACGTCAGTGGCGGCG AGGGGGAGAGTGAATTTTTCTTTGGACTGGCAACAGCACCAGCTCATGTTGAGGATAAGCTAAATGATGCTTGGCTGCAGTTTGCTGAAGAGACTCCATGCGATCAACCAGAATCGCAACTGGGTCAGCAACCTGCAGATGCGGTGATAGCTTCAGCTGCTGGGGATGGAGGGTCTCACCAAGCCTCGGCTTCTAGTAGGAATGCTAATAGtccaaagaaaaaagggaagcCTCTTAAGGTAGCAATGGAGGCAATGATTAGAGGAATTTGTAAATATAttgaagaagacgaagaagagaAAACAGGGGCACACGCCTCTGTGGAGGAATGCCATCATAATGTTGCTGCATGGCATAATGTTCCGCATCC GGAGGAGAGGTTAAGGTTTTGGTCTGACCCTGAAACAGAAATAAAACTGGCTAAAGATACCGGGGTCAGTGTTTTCCGGATGGGGATAGATTGGACCAGAGTCATGCTTGAGGAGCCAGTTAATGGGTTTAAAGACAGT GTTAATTATGCAGCACTGGAGCGGTACAAGTGGATAATCAAAATGGTTCACTCCTATGGAATGAAGGTGATGCTCACTCTTTTTCATCATTCATTGCCACCGTGGGCTGGTGACTATGGCGGGTGGAAGCTGGAGAAAACTGTTGATTATTTTGTTTACTTTACAAG GCTTATTGTTGAAAGTATGTCAGATATCGTGGATTACTGGGTGACATTTAATGAGCCTCATGTCTTTTGTATGCTTACTTATGCTGCCGGTGCTTGGCCTGGAGGTCATCCAGATATGTTGGAGGCTGCCACTTCTGCTTTACCTACTGGTGTCTTCACACAGGCTATGCATTGGATGGCTGTGGCGCATATAAAGGCTTATGATTGTATTCATGCTCAAAG AACATCATCAAAACCGGTAGTTGGGGTGGCACACCATGTCGCATTCATGCGGCCTTACGGTTTATTTGATGTAGCTGCTGTGTCATTTGCTAATGCTTTGACTGTCTTCCCATTTGTGGATGTCATCTGTGAAAAGCTTGATTTTATCGGCATAAACTATTATGGACAG GAGGTGGTCTCTGGTACTGGATTAAAGTTAGTAGAGAATGATGAGTATAGTGAATCTGGACGTGGGGTATATCCTGATGGCTTGTACCGTGTGCTGTTGCAGTTTCATGAAAGATATAAGCACCTGAACATCCCCTTCATCATTACAGAAAATGGAGTCTCAGATGAGACAGATCTGATTCGTCGGCCATATTTGTTGGAACATCTGCTTGCTGTTTATGCTGCCATGATCATG GGAGTTCGTGTTATTGGTTACCTGTTCTGGACAATTTCTGATAACTGGGAGTGGGCTGATGGGTATGGTCCAAAATTTGGACTTGTCACAGTTGATCGAGCCAATGGATTTGCTCGAACTCCACGTCCCTCATACCATCTATTTTCTAAA GTGGCTACAACAGGCAAAATCAGAAAAGAAGATCGGGACTCTGCATGGAATGAACTCTACAATGCTGCTAAAGCGGGAAAGAAACGATCATTTTATCGAGCAGTCAATAAACATGGATTGATGTATGCAG GAGGCCTTGATGTACCCATTCAGCGGTCCTTTATCTGCCGTGATTGGCGTTTTGGACACTATGAGATGGAAGGTCTGCAGGACCCATTGAGTTGCATATCCAGAAGCATTATTCGGCCTTTCTCCCtcggaaagaaaagaaagtccCAGAAAGATGGCGAATAA
- the LOC116206727 gene encoding serine carboxypeptidase-like 33 has protein sequence MSCLSSINTVPKMTKFLSLPSTHLFLHVLVILAASIDDIAAAAAATLDSDRVNNLPGQPSEPSISQFSGYVTVEPGNGRALFYWFFEAQSLPSQKPLLLWLNGGPGCSSVGYGAASELGPFRVDTNGTALLFNKYAWNQEANLLFVESPVGVGFSYTNTSSDLSVINDVFVAEDAYNFLVNWLLRFPQYKTRDFFISGESYAGHYVPQLADLIYDRNKDTSKYPTINLKGFIVGNPETDDYYDNKGLLEYAWSHAVISDELYNKAKSACDFKLVNWSEECNGAMSTVFLTYQEIDFYNIYAPICLINGSTTLSSLVAAEVNSYGTRRRMRIPGGYDPCSSAYTAKYFNRPDVQSALRVGRGNGPLKWEVCNNSILNTYNFTVPSMLPIYTKLIKGGLKVWVYSGDADGRVPVIGSRYCMEALGLPVKSPWRSWYHDHEVGGRILEYEGVTFVTVRGAGHLVPLNKPSEALALIHSFLTGDELPKQRY, from the exons ATGAGTTGTCTGTCTTCAATTAATACTGTTCCTAAGATGACAAAGTTCCTGTCTCTCCCATCCACACATCTCTTTCTCCATGTCTTGGTCATTCTTGCTGCTAGCATTGATGATATAGCTGCCGCAGCAGCAGCAACCTTGGACTCGGATAGAGTGAACAACCTGCCGGGGCAGCCATCGGAGCCGTCCATCTCCCAGTTCTCGGGTTACGTCACGGTCGAGCCGGGCAATGGGAGGGCCCTCTTCTACTGGTTCTTCGAGGCCCAGTCCCTGCCTTCCCAGAAGCCCCTCCTCCTCTGGCTCAATGGAG GGCCTGGGTGTTCATCAGTTGGTTATGGAGCTGCATCAGAATTGGGCCCTTTTAGAGTTGACACCAATGGCACTGCACTTCTCTTCAACAAATATGCTTGGAATCAAG AGGCAAATCTGCTGTTTGTGGAGTCCCCAGTTGGAGTTGGATTCTCCTACACCAACACTTCTTCTGATCTCTCGGTCATAAATGATGTGTTCGTCG CGGAGGATGCTTACAATTTCTTAGTGAACTGGCTGCTGAGGTTTCCGCAATACAAGACCCGTGATTTCTTCATTTCAGGGGAGAGCTATGCAG GCCATTACGTGCCTCAGCTAGCCGACCTCATCTATGACAGAAACAAGGACACATCCAAATATCCCACCATCAACCTCAAAGGCTTTATT GTGGGAAAtcctgaaacagatgactacTACGACAACAAGGGACTGCTCGAGTATGCATGGAGCCATGCTGTGATATCAGACGAGCTCTACAACAAAGCGAAGTCAGCATGTGATTTCAAGCTCGTGAACTGGTCTGAAGAGTGCAATGGAGCCATGTCAACGGTTTTCTTGACATACCAGGAGATCGACTTTTACAACATCTATGCTCCTATCTGCCTCATCAATGGCAGCACCACTTTGTCTTCGTTAGTAGCAGCTGAG GTAAACAGTTATGGcacgaggaggaggatgagaaTTCCTGGAGGTTACGACCCATGTTCTTCGGCTTACACTGCTAAGTATTTCAACCGACCGGATGTTCAGTCTGCTCTTCGTGTCGGGAGAGGGAATGGCCCTCTGAAATGGGAAGTGTGCAA TAACAGTATCTTGAATACATATAACTTCACCGTCCCATCCATGTTACCGATCTACACGAAACTCATCAAGGGTGGCCTCAAGGTCTGGGTCTACAG TGGGGATGCTGATGGGCGAGTTCCGGTGATCGGGTCCCGTTACTGCATGGAGGCGCTCGGGCTTCCTGTCAAGTCTCCTTGGCGCTCTTGGTACCATGATCACGAG GTTGGAGGGAGGATCCTGGAGTACGAGGGGGTGACGTTCGTGACCGTGAGAGGCGCGGGCCACCTGGTCCCGCTGAACAAGCCCAGTGAAGCCCTTGCTCTGATCCATTCTTTCCTAACTGGGGATGAACTGCCCAAACAGAGATACTAA